In the Panulirus ornatus isolate Po-2019 chromosome 57, ASM3632096v1, whole genome shotgun sequence genome, one interval contains:
- the LOC139766185 gene encoding uncharacterized protein: MRHAGDAGHEALLQVTNASWTAQKLPLAWKKADIQPIPKPREPEKSVPISLLSCVAKTAERMVLNSLKWKVSPMHPHIFTNTEHTGTATNTAEILSIIDSEPVIVVFLDLEKAFELASPLAILETLAEKGVQGRLIGWIQDYLTHRQERVRFQGVASSYKPREWHPTRRHPQPNTLPHPDGEPCEAPLQAYG, from the coding sequence ATGCGCCACGCCGGAGACGCTGGACACGAGGCACTGCTGCAGGTCACCAACGCCTCGTGGACAGCACAGAAACTTCCACTGGCATGGAAAAAGGCAGACATCCAGCCCATTCCCAAGCCCAGAGAACCAGAGAAATCAGtacccatctccctcctcagcTGTGTCGCCAAGACGGCAGAGAGGATGGTTCTTAACAGCCTCAAGTGGAAAGTCAGCCCCATGCATCCCCATATCTTCACCAACACAGAACACACCGGGACAGCTACCAACACAGCGGAGATACTGAGCATCATCGACAGCGAACCTGTTATAGTCGTCTTCCTGGACCTGGAAAAAGCCTTCGAGCTCGCCAGTCCGCTGGCGATACTAGAGACTCTAGCTGAGAAGGGCGTCCAGGGCAGGCTCATCGGGTGGATCCAGGACTACCTGACGCACCGCCAGGAACGAGTACGATTCCAAGGTGTCGCCTCGTCATACAAGCCTCGAGAATGGCACCCCACAAGGAGGCATCCTCAGCCCAACACTCTTCCACATCCTGATGGAGAACCTTGTGAAGCTCCCCTTCAGGCCTACGGTTGA